A stretch of Rhododendron vialii isolate Sample 1 chromosome 4a, ASM3025357v1 DNA encodes these proteins:
- the LOC131322908 gene encoding putative late blight resistance protein homolog R1B-16 isoform X3, with amino-acid sequence MGDITVDFFQETLKQLITSSKLGLTIDEKCQLQSLQEEIENLGGFLKVTEKKRNEHSKLMELVMQIRDVVFEAENIIYLFVGRDFKRPNAYQYLDHPSLGLESVKKKIKTLMVKVKQIYDMKMYDINGVAVKIPKYSSTGSEGSAGSSGGSNTSKLVKENVVVGFKEEVNRVIEKLDDRREGRPLEIITIIGAGGGGKTTLAREVYDHPFTLYTFEIRAWVDVSQDYNKTMKKNLLIRILKLASPGKHVDYEGRSKDELGEDVHKCLKGRKYLIVMDDIWGIEAWNDMQRSFPKECKGSKVLFTSRLVVQPDNISYVPHFLDPLSKYWSWELLQNKVFGMKCCPPELVDIGEQIAQKCDGLPLAIVTIAGILKKKDKTLKVWVEAAEHLSSIIAKNQEGCMEILELSYNHLPLHLKACFLYIGGFDEDREIPVRDLIWLWIAEGFIQQSEGKSLEAMAKDYLLDLIDRNLIIVARKNPLGRIKACRIHDLLRELCLKKAEEDNFLVKIYEDDFFQTFASNNHCRLFTAGRKFNAGKHFVKFTEKSHHAQKVRTLCCPRMPDSWESWHKLRHFLENYLENFKNLRVLSYKSYESLGSLHLVHLRYLQMVHTRPGPYWFEAPFSHHLETINFELRMDVTTIKLPYDIFMMVKLRHLYSKRSKFAYHCCLHLPSSEEEETARTDFDQSSKLDSLQTLDSICACEVCLRFLVGTPNLRKLGIRGDLISKDGVSMIPDLEFLKFLETLSLMRCQITLQKVLKLPPTITQLSLRYTCFKWEELSILQTALPSLEVLKLRHCRGGSVWKTSEEGFSQLKYLKLDGLDIKEWNASEDQFPRLEVLVLHRCKLLAQIPMDFANLNELREIEIAECTSSMEKSAREIQEEQRNNKGDDCCLNLRLHANTFSEW; translated from the exons atgggtgacaTTACTGTTGATTTTTTCCAAGAGACCTTGAAGCAACTTATAACGAGCTCCAAGCTCGGTTTAACCATAGACGAGAAATGTCAACTTCAATCACTTCAGGAGGAAATAGAGAATCTGGGAGGATTCCTCAAGGTTACGGAGAAGAAACGCAACGAGCATTCAAAACTGATGGAACTTGTGATGCAAATCAGAGACGTGGTATTTGAGGCAGAAAACATCATATATCTGTTTGTAGGTCGCGATTTCAAGAGGCCTAATGCATATCAATATCTTGATCATCCTAGTCTTGGCCTTGAAAGTGTCAAAAAGAAGATCAAGACTCTTATGGTTAAGGTGAAGCAAATTTACGACATGAAGATGTATGACATTAATGGAGTAGCAGTAAAAATACCCAAGTACTCTTCTACAGGAAGTGAAG GCAGTGCAGGTTCATCAGGAGGGAGTAACACATCCAAATTGGTAAAAGAGAATGTGGTGGTGGGTTTTAAGGAGGAGGTAAACAGAGTAATAGAGAAGCTTGACGACAGAAGAGAGGGCAGACCGTTGGAGATTATAACAATCATCGGCGCAGGTGGAGGCGGCAAAACCACTTTGGCTAGAGAAGTGTATGATCATCCTTTCACGTTGTATACCTTTGAAATTCGTGCATGGGTTGATGTTTCCCAAGATTATAATAAGACTATGAAGAAGAATTTGTTGATTCGTATTTTGAAGTTAGCTTCTCCAGGGAAACATGTTGATTATGAGGGGAGAAGTAAGGATGAGTTGGGAGAAGACGTACACAAGTGCTTGAAGGGTAGGAAATATCTCATTGTCATGGATGACATATGGGGCATTGAAGCCTGGAATGATATGCAAAGATCATTTCCTAAAGAATGCAAGGGGAGTAAAGTGTTGTTCACTAGTCGACTAGTTGTTCAACCTGACAACATCAGTTATGTCCCTCATTTTTTGGATCCTTTATCAAAATATTGGAGTTGGGAGTTGTTACAGAATAAG GTATTTGGGATGAAATGCTGCCCACCGGAGTTGGTGGATATCGGTGAGCAAATCGCACAAAAATGTGATGGACTACCACTTGCGATTGTCACGATAGCTggcattttgaaaaagaaagacaagACACTCAAAGTGTGGGTGGAAGCTGCCGAACATTTAAGTTCAATCATTGCTAAAAATCAGGAGGGCTGCATGGAGATACTTGAACTGAGTTACAATCACCTACCTCTTCATTTGAAAGCGTGTTTTCTCTATATTGGAGGATTCGACGAGGATCGTGAAATCCCCGTACGCGatttgatatggttatggatCGCAGAGGGGTTTATTCAGCAAAGTGAGGGGAAAAGCTTGGAGGCGATGGCAAAAGATTACTTACTCGACCTCATTGATAGAAATCTCATAATTGTAGCTCGCAAAAATCCCCTTGGAAGAATTAAAGCATGCCGTATCCATGATCTTCTACGTGAATTGTGCTTGAAAAAGGCCGAGGAGGATAATTTCCTTGTGAAAATATACGAGGatgatttttttcaaacttttgctTCAAATAACCATTGCCGCCTCTTCACTGCGGGCAGGAAGTTCAATGCTGGGAAGCACTTTGTGAAGTTCACCGAGAAAAGCCATCATGCTCAAAAAGTTCGTACTCTTTGCTGCCCAAGGATGCCAGACTCGTGGGAGTCATGGCATAAACTGCGTCACTTTCTTGAAAACTATCTTGAAAACTTTAAAAATCTCAGGGTGTTGAGTTATAAATCCTATGAAAGCCTAGGAAGCCTACATCTAGTTCATTTGAGATACTTGCAAATGGTTCATACTAGGCCAGGACCTTATTGGTTTGAAGCCCCGTTTTCCCACCACCTAGAAACCATTAACTTCGAATTAAGAATGGACGTAACAACCATTAAGTTGCCTTACGATATATTTATGATGGTAAAGTTGAGACATCTTTATTCTAAAAGGAGTAAATTTGCATACCATTGTTGCCTCCATCTTCCTTcttctgaagaagaagaaacagcaAGAACCGATTTTGACCAATCCTCCAAGTTGGATAGCCTACAGACCTTGGACTCAATATGTGCTTGTGAGGTGTGTCTAAGGTTCTTGGTAGGGACTCCCAATCTTAGGAAGCTAGGAATTAGAGGAGACCTAATTTCGAAGGATGGTGTTTCGATGATCCCCGACCTAGAGTTCTTAAAATTCCTTGAGACACTCAGTTTAATGCGCTGTCAAATTACTCTTCAGAAAGTGTTGAAGCTTCCTCCGACTATTACGCAACTATCTTTGCGGTACACGTGCTTCAAGTGGGAGGAGCTCTCAATCCTCCAAACGGCTCTGCCAAGCCTTGAGGTTCTCAAATTACGCCATTGCCGTGGTGGATCAGTTTGGAAAACAAGTGAAGAGGGGTTCTCTCAACTCAAGTACTTGAAGCTTGATGGTCTGGATATTAAGGAGTGGAATGCTTCTGAAGATCAATTTCCGAGGCTCGAGGTCTTAGTGCTTCACAGGTGCAAACTACTGGCGCAGATCCCAATGGATTTTGCTAATCTAAATGAGCTTCGCGAAATTGAGATAGCGGAATGCACCAGCTCGATGGAGAAATCGGCCAGGGAGATTCAAGAAGAGCAAAGAAATAACAAAGGAGATGATTGTTGCCTAAATCTCCGTTTGCATGCAAATACATTTTCAGA ATGGTGA
- the LOC131322908 gene encoding putative late blight resistance protein homolog R1B-16 isoform X4: MGDITVDFFQETLKQLITSSKLGLTIDEKCQLQSLQEEIENLGGFLKVTEKKRNEHSKLMELVMQIRDVVFEAENIIYLFVGRDFKRPNAYQYLDHPSLGLESVKKKIKTLMVKVKQIYDMKMYDINGVAVKIPKYSSTGSEGSAGSSGGSNTSKLVKENVVVGFKEEVNRVIEKLDDRREGRPLEIITIIGAGGGGKTTLAREVYDHPFTLYTFEIRAWVDVSQDYNKTMKKNLLIRILKLASPGKHVDYEGRSKDELGEDVHKCLKGRKYLIVMDDIWGIEAWNDMQRSFPKECKGSKVLFTSRLVVQPDNISYVPHFLDPLSKYWSWELLQNKVFGMKCCPPELVDIGEQIAQKCDGLPLAIVTIAGILKKKDKTLKVWVEAAEHLSSIIAKNQEGCMEILELSYNHLPLHLKACFLYIGGFDEDREIPVRDLIWLWIAEGFIQQSEGKSLEAMAKDYLLDLIDRNLIIVARKNPLGRIKACRIHDLLRELCLKKAEEDNFLVKIYEDDFFQTFASNNHCRLFTAGRKFNAGKHFVKFTEKSHHAQKVRTLCCPRMPDSWESWHKLRHFLENYLENFKNLRVLSYKSYESLGSLHLVHLRYLQMVHTRPGPYWFEAPFSHHLETINFELRMDVTTIKLPYDIFMMVKLRHLYSKRSKFAYHCCLHLPSSEEEETARTDFDQSSKLDSLQTLDSICACEVCLRFLVGTPNLRKLGIRGDLISKDGVSMIPDLEFLKFLETLSLMRCQITLQKVLKLPPTITQLSLRYTCFKWEELSILQTALPSLEVLKLRHCRGGSVWKTSEEGFSQLKYLKLDGLDIKEWNASEDQFPRLEVLVLHRCKLLAQIPMDFANLNELREIEIAECTSSMEKSAREIQEEQRNNKGDDCCLNLRLHANTFSE, encoded by the exons atgggtgacaTTACTGTTGATTTTTTCCAAGAGACCTTGAAGCAACTTATAACGAGCTCCAAGCTCGGTTTAACCATAGACGAGAAATGTCAACTTCAATCACTTCAGGAGGAAATAGAGAATCTGGGAGGATTCCTCAAGGTTACGGAGAAGAAACGCAACGAGCATTCAAAACTGATGGAACTTGTGATGCAAATCAGAGACGTGGTATTTGAGGCAGAAAACATCATATATCTGTTTGTAGGTCGCGATTTCAAGAGGCCTAATGCATATCAATATCTTGATCATCCTAGTCTTGGCCTTGAAAGTGTCAAAAAGAAGATCAAGACTCTTATGGTTAAGGTGAAGCAAATTTACGACATGAAGATGTATGACATTAATGGAGTAGCAGTAAAAATACCCAAGTACTCTTCTACAGGAAGTGAAG GCAGTGCAGGTTCATCAGGAGGGAGTAACACATCCAAATTGGTAAAAGAGAATGTGGTGGTGGGTTTTAAGGAGGAGGTAAACAGAGTAATAGAGAAGCTTGACGACAGAAGAGAGGGCAGACCGTTGGAGATTATAACAATCATCGGCGCAGGTGGAGGCGGCAAAACCACTTTGGCTAGAGAAGTGTATGATCATCCTTTCACGTTGTATACCTTTGAAATTCGTGCATGGGTTGATGTTTCCCAAGATTATAATAAGACTATGAAGAAGAATTTGTTGATTCGTATTTTGAAGTTAGCTTCTCCAGGGAAACATGTTGATTATGAGGGGAGAAGTAAGGATGAGTTGGGAGAAGACGTACACAAGTGCTTGAAGGGTAGGAAATATCTCATTGTCATGGATGACATATGGGGCATTGAAGCCTGGAATGATATGCAAAGATCATTTCCTAAAGAATGCAAGGGGAGTAAAGTGTTGTTCACTAGTCGACTAGTTGTTCAACCTGACAACATCAGTTATGTCCCTCATTTTTTGGATCCTTTATCAAAATATTGGAGTTGGGAGTTGTTACAGAATAAG GTATTTGGGATGAAATGCTGCCCACCGGAGTTGGTGGATATCGGTGAGCAAATCGCACAAAAATGTGATGGACTACCACTTGCGATTGTCACGATAGCTggcattttgaaaaagaaagacaagACACTCAAAGTGTGGGTGGAAGCTGCCGAACATTTAAGTTCAATCATTGCTAAAAATCAGGAGGGCTGCATGGAGATACTTGAACTGAGTTACAATCACCTACCTCTTCATTTGAAAGCGTGTTTTCTCTATATTGGAGGATTCGACGAGGATCGTGAAATCCCCGTACGCGatttgatatggttatggatCGCAGAGGGGTTTATTCAGCAAAGTGAGGGGAAAAGCTTGGAGGCGATGGCAAAAGATTACTTACTCGACCTCATTGATAGAAATCTCATAATTGTAGCTCGCAAAAATCCCCTTGGAAGAATTAAAGCATGCCGTATCCATGATCTTCTACGTGAATTGTGCTTGAAAAAGGCCGAGGAGGATAATTTCCTTGTGAAAATATACGAGGatgatttttttcaaacttttgctTCAAATAACCATTGCCGCCTCTTCACTGCGGGCAGGAAGTTCAATGCTGGGAAGCACTTTGTGAAGTTCACCGAGAAAAGCCATCATGCTCAAAAAGTTCGTACTCTTTGCTGCCCAAGGATGCCAGACTCGTGGGAGTCATGGCATAAACTGCGTCACTTTCTTGAAAACTATCTTGAAAACTTTAAAAATCTCAGGGTGTTGAGTTATAAATCCTATGAAAGCCTAGGAAGCCTACATCTAGTTCATTTGAGATACTTGCAAATGGTTCATACTAGGCCAGGACCTTATTGGTTTGAAGCCCCGTTTTCCCACCACCTAGAAACCATTAACTTCGAATTAAGAATGGACGTAACAACCATTAAGTTGCCTTACGATATATTTATGATGGTAAAGTTGAGACATCTTTATTCTAAAAGGAGTAAATTTGCATACCATTGTTGCCTCCATCTTCCTTcttctgaagaagaagaaacagcaAGAACCGATTTTGACCAATCCTCCAAGTTGGATAGCCTACAGACCTTGGACTCAATATGTGCTTGTGAGGTGTGTCTAAGGTTCTTGGTAGGGACTCCCAATCTTAGGAAGCTAGGAATTAGAGGAGACCTAATTTCGAAGGATGGTGTTTCGATGATCCCCGACCTAGAGTTCTTAAAATTCCTTGAGACACTCAGTTTAATGCGCTGTCAAATTACTCTTCAGAAAGTGTTGAAGCTTCCTCCGACTATTACGCAACTATCTTTGCGGTACACGTGCTTCAAGTGGGAGGAGCTCTCAATCCTCCAAACGGCTCTGCCAAGCCTTGAGGTTCTCAAATTACGCCATTGCCGTGGTGGATCAGTTTGGAAAACAAGTGAAGAGGGGTTCTCTCAACTCAAGTACTTGAAGCTTGATGGTCTGGATATTAAGGAGTGGAATGCTTCTGAAGATCAATTTCCGAGGCTCGAGGTCTTAGTGCTTCACAGGTGCAAACTACTGGCGCAGATCCCAATGGATTTTGCTAATCTAAATGAGCTTCGCGAAATTGAGATAGCGGAATGCACCAGCTCGATGGAGAAATCGGCCAGGGAGATTCAAGAAGAGCAAAGAAATAACAAAGGAGATGATTGTTGCCTAAATCTCCGTTTGCATGCAAATACATTTTCAGAGTGA
- the LOC131322908 gene encoding putative late blight resistance protein homolog R1B-16 isoform X2 translates to MGDITVDFFQETLKQLITSSKLGLTIDEKCQLQSLQEEIENLGGFLKVTEKKRNEHSKLMELVMQIRDVVFEAENIIYLFVGRDFKRPNAYQYLDHPSLGLESVKKKIKTLMVKVKQIYDMKMYDINGVAVKIPKYSSTGSEGSAGSSGGSNTSKLVKENVVVGFKEEVNRVIEKLDDRREGRPLEIITIIGAGGGGKTTLAREVYDHPFTLYTFEIRAWVDVSQDYNKTMKKNLLIRILKLASPGKHVDYEGRSKDELGEDVHKCLKGRKYLIVMDDIWGIEAWNDMQRSFPKECKGSKVLFTSRLVVQPDNISYVPHFLDPLSKYWSWELLQNKVFGMKCCPPELVDIGEQIAQKCDGLPLAIVTIAGILKKKDKTLKVWVEAAEHLSSIIAKNQEGCMEILELSYNHLPLHLKACFLYIGGFDEDREIPVRDLIWLWIAEGFIQQSEGKSLEAMAKDYLLDLIDRNLIIVARKNPLGRIKACRIHDLLRELCLKKAEEDNFLVKIYEDDFFQTFASNNHCRLFTAGRKFNAGKHFVKFTEKSHHAQKVRTLCCPRMPDSWESWHKLRHFLENYLENFKNLRVLSYKSYESLGSLHLVHLRYLQMVHTRPGPYWFEAPFSHHLETINFELRMDVTTIKLPYDIFMMVKLRHLYSKRSKFAYHCCLHLPSSEEEETARTDFDQSSKLDSLQTLDSICACEVCLRFLVGTPNLRKLGIRGDLISKDGVSMIPDLEFLKFLETLSLMRCQITLQKVLKLPPTITQLSLRYTCFKWEELSILQTALPSLEVLKLRHCRGGSVWKTSEEGFSQLKYLKLDGLDIKEWNASEDQFPRLEVLVLHRCKLLAQIPMDFANLNELREIEIAECTSSMEKSAREIQEEQRNNKGDDCCLNLRLHANTFSDSILSTGNAFGAFRVPIISSTSSGLLSRIVFFRVTIFLLVISPPPWTVVGALLCVGMPVTFFATVVELCLFGRQFSFPCLTLTTTSLTGSPPMQGFRVPTVRAPLGKSFSFLLFGIFGSIEIIASSNLTPTRIGWTLLL, encoded by the exons atgggtgacaTTACTGTTGATTTTTTCCAAGAGACCTTGAAGCAACTTATAACGAGCTCCAAGCTCGGTTTAACCATAGACGAGAAATGTCAACTTCAATCACTTCAGGAGGAAATAGAGAATCTGGGAGGATTCCTCAAGGTTACGGAGAAGAAACGCAACGAGCATTCAAAACTGATGGAACTTGTGATGCAAATCAGAGACGTGGTATTTGAGGCAGAAAACATCATATATCTGTTTGTAGGTCGCGATTTCAAGAGGCCTAATGCATATCAATATCTTGATCATCCTAGTCTTGGCCTTGAAAGTGTCAAAAAGAAGATCAAGACTCTTATGGTTAAGGTGAAGCAAATTTACGACATGAAGATGTATGACATTAATGGAGTAGCAGTAAAAATACCCAAGTACTCTTCTACAGGAAGTGAAG GCAGTGCAGGTTCATCAGGAGGGAGTAACACATCCAAATTGGTAAAAGAGAATGTGGTGGTGGGTTTTAAGGAGGAGGTAAACAGAGTAATAGAGAAGCTTGACGACAGAAGAGAGGGCAGACCGTTGGAGATTATAACAATCATCGGCGCAGGTGGAGGCGGCAAAACCACTTTGGCTAGAGAAGTGTATGATCATCCTTTCACGTTGTATACCTTTGAAATTCGTGCATGGGTTGATGTTTCCCAAGATTATAATAAGACTATGAAGAAGAATTTGTTGATTCGTATTTTGAAGTTAGCTTCTCCAGGGAAACATGTTGATTATGAGGGGAGAAGTAAGGATGAGTTGGGAGAAGACGTACACAAGTGCTTGAAGGGTAGGAAATATCTCATTGTCATGGATGACATATGGGGCATTGAAGCCTGGAATGATATGCAAAGATCATTTCCTAAAGAATGCAAGGGGAGTAAAGTGTTGTTCACTAGTCGACTAGTTGTTCAACCTGACAACATCAGTTATGTCCCTCATTTTTTGGATCCTTTATCAAAATATTGGAGTTGGGAGTTGTTACAGAATAAG GTATTTGGGATGAAATGCTGCCCACCGGAGTTGGTGGATATCGGTGAGCAAATCGCACAAAAATGTGATGGACTACCACTTGCGATTGTCACGATAGCTggcattttgaaaaagaaagacaagACACTCAAAGTGTGGGTGGAAGCTGCCGAACATTTAAGTTCAATCATTGCTAAAAATCAGGAGGGCTGCATGGAGATACTTGAACTGAGTTACAATCACCTACCTCTTCATTTGAAAGCGTGTTTTCTCTATATTGGAGGATTCGACGAGGATCGTGAAATCCCCGTACGCGatttgatatggttatggatCGCAGAGGGGTTTATTCAGCAAAGTGAGGGGAAAAGCTTGGAGGCGATGGCAAAAGATTACTTACTCGACCTCATTGATAGAAATCTCATAATTGTAGCTCGCAAAAATCCCCTTGGAAGAATTAAAGCATGCCGTATCCATGATCTTCTACGTGAATTGTGCTTGAAAAAGGCCGAGGAGGATAATTTCCTTGTGAAAATATACGAGGatgatttttttcaaacttttgctTCAAATAACCATTGCCGCCTCTTCACTGCGGGCAGGAAGTTCAATGCTGGGAAGCACTTTGTGAAGTTCACCGAGAAAAGCCATCATGCTCAAAAAGTTCGTACTCTTTGCTGCCCAAGGATGCCAGACTCGTGGGAGTCATGGCATAAACTGCGTCACTTTCTTGAAAACTATCTTGAAAACTTTAAAAATCTCAGGGTGTTGAGTTATAAATCCTATGAAAGCCTAGGAAGCCTACATCTAGTTCATTTGAGATACTTGCAAATGGTTCATACTAGGCCAGGACCTTATTGGTTTGAAGCCCCGTTTTCCCACCACCTAGAAACCATTAACTTCGAATTAAGAATGGACGTAACAACCATTAAGTTGCCTTACGATATATTTATGATGGTAAAGTTGAGACATCTTTATTCTAAAAGGAGTAAATTTGCATACCATTGTTGCCTCCATCTTCCTTcttctgaagaagaagaaacagcaAGAACCGATTTTGACCAATCCTCCAAGTTGGATAGCCTACAGACCTTGGACTCAATATGTGCTTGTGAGGTGTGTCTAAGGTTCTTGGTAGGGACTCCCAATCTTAGGAAGCTAGGAATTAGAGGAGACCTAATTTCGAAGGATGGTGTTTCGATGATCCCCGACCTAGAGTTCTTAAAATTCCTTGAGACACTCAGTTTAATGCGCTGTCAAATTACTCTTCAGAAAGTGTTGAAGCTTCCTCCGACTATTACGCAACTATCTTTGCGGTACACGTGCTTCAAGTGGGAGGAGCTCTCAATCCTCCAAACGGCTCTGCCAAGCCTTGAGGTTCTCAAATTACGCCATTGCCGTGGTGGATCAGTTTGGAAAACAAGTGAAGAGGGGTTCTCTCAACTCAAGTACTTGAAGCTTGATGGTCTGGATATTAAGGAGTGGAATGCTTCTGAAGATCAATTTCCGAGGCTCGAGGTCTTAGTGCTTCACAGGTGCAAACTACTGGCGCAGATCCCAATGGATTTTGCTAATCTAAATGAGCTTCGCGAAATTGAGATAGCGGAATGCACCAGCTCGATGGAGAAATCGGCCAGGGAGATTCAAGAAGAGCAAAGAAATAACAAAGGAGATGATTGTTGCCTAAATCTCCGTTTGCATGCAAATACATTTTCAGA TTCAATCCTCTCCACTGGAAATGCATTTGGCGCCTTCCGTGTACCTATCATATCCAGTACTTCGTCTGGCTTGCTGTCCAGGATCGTCTTCTTTCGGGTAACAATCTTTTTACTCGTCATATCACCTCCTCCCTGGACTGTGGTTGGTGCCCTTCTGTGTGTGGGAATGCCTGTCACGTTCTTCGCGACTGTAGTCGAGCTTTGTCTATTTGGACGGCAATTCAGTTTCCCTTGCTTAACTCTCACAACAACTTCTTTGACTGGATCACCACCAATGCAAGGATTTCGGGTACCCACTGTTCGGGCACCCCTTGGAAAGTCGTTTTCGTTTTTGCTATTTGGCATATTTGGGTCGATAGAAATAATCGCATCTTCAAATTTAACTCCAACTCGAATTGGCTGGACCCTGCTGCTATAG